The Mucilaginibacter yixingensis genome window below encodes:
- a CDS encoding NAD-dependent epimerase/dehydratase family protein translates to MNTSPIKIIVTGATGMVGEGVLMECLNDNRVTEVLIVNRKPSGFNHSKLKEVIHADFFDLSPIEAQLSGYDACYFCLGVSSVGMDADTYYKLTYTLTLNFAQTLSRLNPNMIFTYVSGSGTDRTEQGKLRWARVKGKTENDLDKLPFKAEYNFRPGGLIAAKGAKNIPGWYNWLAWLVKLVGVFMPNGVSTLKQLGRAMLQVTFAGFDKQDVEAKDIKQLAAQYPSSQH, encoded by the coding sequence ATGAACACATCACCTATAAAAATAATAGTAACCGGAGCCACCGGTATGGTAGGCGAAGGCGTATTGATGGAATGCCTGAATGACAATCGCGTAACCGAGGTGCTGATTGTAAACCGTAAGCCATCGGGTTTCAATCATTCCAAACTCAAAGAGGTTATTCATGCTGATTTTTTTGATCTCTCGCCAATCGAGGCGCAGTTAAGTGGGTATGATGCCTGCTATTTCTGCCTCGGCGTATCGTCTGTCGGGATGGATGCCGATACCTATTATAAACTTACCTATACCCTAACGCTCAATTTTGCGCAAACGCTAAGCAGGTTAAATCCCAATATGATATTCACTTATGTATCCGGCAGCGGTACTGATCGCACAGAGCAAGGCAAGCTGCGCTGGGCCCGGGTGAAAGGCAAAACCGAGAATGACCTGGACAAACTACCCTTCAAGGCCGAATATAATTTTCGTCCCGGTGGATTGATTGCGGCAAAAGGTGCTAAAAATATCCCTGGCTGGTATAACTGGCTGGCCTGGCTGGTTAAGTTGGTAGGGGTGTTTATGCCTAACGGCGTTTCTACCCTGAAACAACTGGGCCGGGCCATGCTGCAGGTAACGTTTGCAGGGTTTGATAAGCAGGATGTGGAGGCGAAAGACATTAAACAGCTCGCGGCACAATATCCATCGTCACAACATTAA
- a CDS encoding OmpA family protein, with the protein MKKYILAASLLIGLTGGVCAQEQFAGKGQADKLFERYQYYESLQIYLDAYNKHPNDIKVAERIADCYRLTNKYDEAERWYGKVAGKPGTRPADNYYYAEALLRNQKFVEAKAAYGKYYNSTQKEQLDFKLAVCDSAAAWMKRPSNYKLLPEDKINTSYSDWGVTYTGKTDLLFASNRVTSSQEDDIDKRTGNGWLKLFDYNKEKKQISELIFEKTGKIDLNKDYHTGPIAFTPGGDTAYATVTTRVAGARIKTEKSEMGGRVYTRRLQLMIATKVNGHWGNLKQFQYDNVNMFSDGYAALSKDGKTLYFVSDRPGGIGKTDIWYCNKSGSDWGIPYNCGSTVNTAQEESFPFIGPDSKLYYSSKGLPGMGGYDIFSTGGEKAQWAKPVNLKYPINSTSDDFSYTTTDGLTGYISSNRQGGKGDDDVYAFTLNIPTDNSGPMLTTFKNPGSMRPDVAPVEKPMPIKNTLVPDAVPEVVNTPAVGLLKLTGTVVDDHTDQLLDSVNVSFKQKAGSNIQNRLSIDGSFAFDASRVQSYLLEVKKKGYYPVTLDIPASSVITMVQNPVRMRMRPLEVGATFIIRNIYYDLNLARIRRDAMVELDKLVDLMRENPTLKIELSSHTDSRGSDYYNMLLSQARAVSATNYITRRGIAPGRIVAKGYGETRLLNKCGNGVPCSEEDHQLNRRTEIKVLGVVNAKIKN; encoded by the coding sequence ATGAAGAAATATATACTTGCGGCATCTTTACTTATTGGCTTAACGGGCGGTGTTTGCGCCCAGGAGCAATTTGCCGGTAAGGGACAGGCTGACAAGCTTTTTGAACGCTATCAATATTACGAGAGCCTGCAGATTTACCTTGACGCTTATAACAAGCACCCCAATGACATCAAGGTAGCAGAACGCATAGCCGATTGCTATCGTTTAACCAATAAATATGATGAAGCCGAACGTTGGTACGGTAAGGTAGCAGGCAAACCAGGAACCCGCCCGGCAGATAATTATTACTATGCTGAAGCCCTGCTGCGCAACCAGAAGTTTGTCGAAGCCAAAGCTGCCTACGGTAAATACTACAACAGCACCCAGAAAGAACAGCTTGATTTTAAACTGGCTGTTTGTGATTCTGCCGCTGCCTGGATGAAGCGTCCATCAAACTACAAATTACTGCCGGAAGACAAGATCAATACCAGCTATTCTGACTGGGGCGTAACCTACACCGGTAAAACCGATCTGCTTTTTGCCTCAAACAGAGTTACCAGCAGTCAGGAAGATGATATTGATAAACGCACGGGCAATGGCTGGCTCAAGCTGTTTGATTATAACAAAGAGAAAAAGCAGATCAGCGAGTTGATTTTTGAAAAGACGGGTAAGATCGATCTGAACAAAGACTATCACACTGGTCCCATCGCTTTCACTCCCGGCGGAGATACGGCCTACGCAACCGTAACCACCCGTGTGGCCGGTGCCCGTATAAAAACCGAGAAAAGCGAAATGGGCGGGCGTGTATATACCCGTCGGCTCCAACTGATGATTGCCACTAAGGTAAACGGCCATTGGGGTAACCTGAAGCAGTTTCAGTATGATAACGTGAATATGTTTTCAGATGGGTATGCGGCGTTATCTAAAGACGGCAAAACGCTATACTTTGTGTCAGACAGGCCGGGTGGTATCGGTAAAACCGATATCTGGTACTGTAATAAATCTGGCAGCGATTGGGGGATTCCATACAACTGTGGTAGCACGGTGAACACGGCTCAGGAAGAAAGTTTCCCGTTTATCGGGCCGGATAGCAAGCTATATTACTCGTCAAAAGGGCTGCCTGGTATGGGCGGTTATGATATTTTTTCTACCGGCGGGGAGAAAGCCCAATGGGCCAAGCCGGTTAACCTGAAATATCCTATTAACTCAACCAGCGATGATTTTTCTTACACCACAACAGACGGTTTAACAGGCTACATTTCTTCAAACCGCCAGGGCGGTAAAGGGGACGATGATGTTTACGCCTTTACGCTCAACATCCCAACAGATAATTCGGGCCCGATGTTAACCACTTTTAAAAATCCGGGAAGTATGCGCCCTGATGTTGCACCTGTTGAGAAACCTATGCCGATTAAAAACACTCTGGTGCCCGATGCTGTACCTGAGGTTGTCAATACGCCAGCCGTTGGCTTGCTCAAGCTGACTGGTACCGTGGTAGATGATCATACTGATCAGCTGCTTGATTCGGTAAATGTCAGTTTTAAACAAAAAGCGGGCAGTAATATTCAGAACAGGCTATCTATTGATGGCAGTTTTGCTTTTGATGCCAGCAGGGTACAGAGCTATCTGCTGGAGGTAAAAAAGAAAGGCTATTATCCGGTAACGCTGGATATCCCGGCATCGTCTGTCATAACGATGGTGCAGAACCCCGTACGCATGAGGATGCGCCCGCTGGAGGTTGGCGCCACTTTCATCATCCGTAATATTTATTATGACCTGAACCTGGCCCGCATCCGCCGCGATGCCATGGTGGAGCTGGATAAGCTGGTTGACCTGATGCGCGAAAACCCAACGCTGAAGATAGAGTTATCCTCACACACCGACTCGCGCGGATCTGATTATTATAACATGCTGCTTTCGCAGGCACGTGCCGTATCGGCCACCAACTATATTACCCGTAGAGGCATTGCACCCGGTCGCATTGTTGCCAAAGGCTATGGCGAAACCCGCCTGCTTAACAAATGCGGCAACGGCGTGCCTTGTAGTGAAGAAGATCATCAGCTAAACCGCAGAACAGAAATAAAGGTGCTGGGCGTGGTGAATGCGAAGATTAAGAATTGA
- the phnN gene encoding phosphonate metabolism protein/1,5-bisphosphokinase (PRPP-forming) PhnN, which yields MAKLFYIVGASGAGKDSLMNYCRKALDGNTAPVVFAHRYITRPVGAGHENHICLSHEEFKLRQQNGLFAMYWHSHNLHYGIGIEINAWLQRGFNVVVNGSREYLDVARSLFPDHLQAISIEADPEVIAHRLQNRGRETGSELKERISRNSTLIFDRDGVIVIENNLTLEEAGRHLLKTLLSGIIEHA from the coding sequence ATGGCTAAACTATTCTACATCGTCGGTGCATCTGGTGCCGGTAAAGATTCATTGATGAACTATTGCCGCAAGGCACTTGATGGCAACACGGCACCGGTGGTTTTTGCACACCGGTATATCACCCGCCCTGTTGGTGCGGGACACGAAAATCATATCTGTTTGAGCCATGAGGAATTTAAACTACGCCAGCAGAACGGCCTGTTTGCCATGTACTGGCACAGCCACAACCTGCACTACGGCATTGGTATAGAAATTAATGCCTGGTTGCAAAGAGGGTTTAACGTGGTGGTGAATGGCTCGCGCGAGTACCTGGATGTTGCCCGCTCCTTATTTCCAGACCACCTGCAAGCCATTTCTATCGAGGCCGATCCAGAGGTAATTGCCCACCGTTTGCAAAATAGAGGCCGTGAAACTGGTAGCGAACTAAAAGAACGCATCAGCCGCAACAGCACACTTATATTTGACCGCGATGGCGTTATTGTGATTGAGAACAACCTCACGTTGGAAGAAGCCGGCCGGCACCTGCTCAAAACCCTGCTCAGCGGCATAATAGAGCATGCCTGA